Proteins from a genomic interval of Bacillota bacterium:
- the fliJ gene encoding flagellar export protein FliJ — protein MKRFAFRLERVLKVRETVLSTRQVALAGAQFRLGQEEETLAAVTGTLRRSESQFRKAASGAAAPWRLALASRYVRFLEFEEDKQQVEVEKARDQVEICRQRLIEARQETRILEKLKDKRFGSYVSEVLKEDQSTLDEIGVTSYVTRGQV, from the coding sequence TTGAAGCGGTTCGCGTTCCGGCTCGAGAGGGTACTCAAAGTCAGGGAGACCGTGCTGTCGACGAGGCAGGTCGCGCTCGCCGGAGCCCAGTTCCGGCTCGGCCAGGAGGAGGAAACCCTCGCCGCCGTCACCGGGACGCTCCGCAGGTCGGAGAGCCAGTTCCGCAAAGCGGCGTCGGGCGCCGCGGCTCCGTGGCGCCTGGCTCTCGCGTCCAGGTATGTCAGGTTCCTGGAGTTCGAGGAAGATAAGCAGCAGGTAGAGGTCGAGAAAGCCCGGGACCAGGTGGAGATATGCAGGCAGCGATTGATTGAGGCGCGGCAGGAGACCAGGATCCTTGAGAAACTGAAGGACAAGCGATTTGGCTCGTACGTATCCGAGGTACTGAAAGAAGACCAATCTACCCTGGACGAGATCGGAGTAACGAGTTACGTAACCAGGGGTCAGGTTTAG
- the flgB gene encoding flagellar basal body rod protein FlgB gives MVGRVVNDATMSLLEKGLDLASVRHRAISGNLANANTPGYKRRDVSFETVMRRAIEGSMSGGDDEDVPIERVVMVDGNRSQRNDGNNVDVDYEMTVLGENTIIYNAIARQLSLKLALMRTVITEGRR, from the coding sequence ATGGTAGGCAGGGTCGTCAACGACGCGACGATGTCGCTCCTGGAGAAGGGGCTCGACCTCGCGTCCGTAAGGCACCGCGCGATCTCCGGAAATCTGGCTAACGCCAACACCCCCGGATATAAGCGCAGAGACGTATCGTTCGAGACGGTCATGCGCCGCGCCATCGAAGGGTCGATGTCCGGCGGTGACGACGAGGATGTCCCCATCGAGCGCGTCGTCATGGTCGACGGGAACAGGTCTCAGCGCAACGATGGGAACAACGTCGACGTCGACTACGAGATGACGGTACTGGGAGAGAACACGATCATCTACAACGCTATAGCCCGTCAGCTCTCGTTGAAGCTCGCGTTGATGAGGACAGTCATTACCGAGGGGAGGCGGTAG
- a CDS encoding flagellar protein — translation MAIDGLEASRRLIPIGPPGPRPPVEGAERAPGEFRKILESELDGHRLKFSAHAQKRIEQSPVSFGRAEVDRVARAVNLAESKGSRESLVLLDNMALVVSVKNRTVITAVDMQRMKDNIFTNIDSAVIV, via the coding sequence ATGGCCATCGACGGGCTTGAAGCCTCAAGACGGCTGATTCCCATAGGGCCGCCGGGGCCAAGGCCTCCTGTGGAAGGGGCGGAGCGGGCGCCCGGTGAGTTCCGGAAGATCCTGGAGAGCGAGCTCGACGGGCACAGGCTGAAGTTCTCGGCTCACGCGCAGAAGAGAATCGAGCAGAGCCCGGTGAGTTTCGGCAGGGCGGAAGTGGACAGGGTGGCCAGGGCGGTGAATCTGGCGGAGTCCAAGGGCTCAAGGGAATCGCTGGTACTGCTTGATAACATGGCGCTGGTGGTGAGCGTGAAGAACCGCACGGTGATCACGGCGGTGGACATGCAGAGGATGAAAGACAACATCTTCACAAACATCGACAGCGCGGTGATCGTGTAA
- the fliI gene encoding flagellar protein export ATPase FliI, translated as MVALGRLIDAIEKADTVTFKGTITRVVGLAIESRGPVAKLGDICQIRPQHGESIPAEVVGFRDGSVLLMPLGGMDGIAPGAEVIALGHPFLVRVGKGLLGRVLNGLGKPIDGRPEPVTGTVYSANNAPPDPLLRRRITSPLGVGVRAIDSVLTCGRGQRLGIFSGSGVGKSTLLGMIARNTSADVSVIALVGERGREVKDFIEKDLGEEGLKRSVVVAATSDQPALIRIKAAFVATAIAEFFRDQGLDVVLMMDSVTRFAMAQREVGLAIGEPPATRGYTPSVFALLPKLLERSGTAARGSVTGFYTVLVDGDDMNEPIADAVRGILDGHIVLSRNLAAQGHYPAIEVLQSVSRVMIDVATSEHISSAMKLRSVLATYKEAEDLINIGAYVPGSNPRIDYARQMIDRVNGFLRQGIYESVSYEDAVNGLREMFVEAEAA; from the coding sequence ATGGTCGCGCTGGGTAGGCTGATCGACGCCATAGAAAAGGCCGACACAGTGACGTTCAAGGGAACGATCACCCGAGTCGTGGGCCTTGCCATCGAGTCCAGGGGACCCGTGGCCAAGCTCGGTGACATCTGCCAGATCAGACCCCAGCACGGCGAGTCGATACCCGCCGAGGTCGTGGGGTTCAGGGACGGTAGCGTGCTACTCATGCCCCTTGGTGGGATGGACGGCATCGCCCCAGGCGCCGAGGTCATCGCCCTGGGCCACCCGTTCCTCGTGCGCGTGGGCAAGGGCCTGCTAGGCCGGGTGCTCAACGGGTTGGGCAAACCCATCGACGGCCGGCCTGAACCTGTGACCGGGACAGTCTACTCGGCGAACAACGCGCCGCCGGACCCGCTGCTGAGGCGGCGGATCACCAGCCCCCTCGGGGTAGGCGTCAGGGCGATCGACAGCGTGCTCACCTGCGGAAGGGGCCAGCGTCTCGGCATATTCTCCGGGTCCGGGGTGGGGAAGAGCACGCTCCTCGGCATGATCGCGAGGAACACGTCGGCGGACGTCAGCGTGATAGCGCTCGTAGGGGAACGTGGCCGCGAGGTCAAGGACTTCATCGAGAAGGACCTCGGGGAGGAAGGCCTCAAGCGCTCAGTGGTGGTCGCCGCAACCTCCGATCAGCCGGCGCTGATAAGGATCAAGGCGGCGTTCGTGGCGACGGCGATCGCGGAGTTCTTCAGGGACCAGGGTCTGGACGTCGTCCTCATGATGGACTCGGTAACGAGGTTTGCGATGGCGCAGCGTGAGGTGGGACTCGCGATCGGCGAACCGCCGGCGACCAGGGGCTACACGCCGTCGGTCTTCGCGCTCCTGCCCAAGCTCCTGGAACGGTCGGGCACCGCGGCGCGGGGGAGCGTCACGGGGTTCTACACGGTACTCGTGGACGGCGACGACATGAACGAACCCATCGCGGACGCGGTGAGGGGTATCCTTGACGGGCACATCGTGCTTTCCCGCAACCTCGCGGCGCAGGGGCATTACCCGGCGATCGAGGTCCTGCAGAGCGTGAGCAGGGTTATGATCGACGTGGCCACGAGCGAGCACATCTCGTCGGCGATGAAACTCAGGTCCGTGCTTGCCACGTACAAGGAGGCCGAGGACCTGATAAACATAGGCGCGTACGTGCCGGGGTCCAATCCGCGGATCGACTACGCGCGGCAGATGATAGACAGGGTCAACGGTTTCCTGCGGCAGGGGATCTACGAGAGCGTTTCATACGAGGACGCCGTTAACGGGCTGCGTGAGATGTTCGTGGAGGCTGAGGCGGCTTGA
- a CDS encoding flagellar hook-length control protein FliK — protein MMVVIDRAVGFDCGACAGAGQDRKQAAGDVPAGAFAGFGDLLSLLVASMVQPGGQAVLGEPVEPGIVGGVAGVTGTAVAPGRVQFANGSGQGVPFPDGGVAGAAGLQMAEAACGPTQRPAGEVTGIGGAGTQATSMFESVVDAGAQAMSMFESVVDAGAQAMSMLAVGLDRPPVDGIPFAVIETKDSGAGVAHSAARKDDGANRNDGIAGAVALGVAGDGVAGSGTSEEAELASAGDAAEVGVSEPVSDVPVKAGPVATGEDAPGKYATRKTGDAASAEKSSEKSAESSARAGDERPEQVRPRKSAGRTDDGGPETDGAESSRNSGQPFATHLEAQPAETGEAAGARATGVDRAGLRTSEIARQIVQQGRLLKFPERTEVEIRLKPEWLGRVTLRIASQEGRISARFTVGEAGAKTEIESRLGELRQGMSDQGLEVSDISVSVGDGRQWAGQRHWAPQDGQMGGNRGAAAHTGAAEPTAPGDVVVGLRARYRSTPGSLDLMA, from the coding sequence ATGATGGTGGTTATCGACAGGGCAGTCGGGTTTGACTGTGGGGCGTGCGCCGGGGCCGGGCAAGACCGTAAGCAAGCGGCCGGCGACGTTCCGGCAGGGGCCTTCGCCGGGTTCGGCGACCTGCTGTCGCTACTCGTGGCGTCCATGGTCCAGCCCGGTGGCCAGGCTGTGCTGGGAGAACCGGTGGAACCCGGGATCGTAGGCGGGGTAGCCGGAGTGACCGGAACAGCCGTCGCACCCGGGCGTGTTCAATTTGCGAACGGGTCCGGCCAGGGCGTGCCGTTTCCGGACGGCGGGGTAGCCGGAGCCGCGGGCCTTCAGATGGCGGAAGCCGCGTGTGGTCCCACGCAGAGGCCTGCCGGTGAGGTCACGGGTATCGGGGGCGCTGGTACTCAGGCGACGTCGATGTTCGAGAGCGTCGTGGACGCTGGTGCTCAGGCGATGTCGATGTTCGAGAGCGTCGTGGACGCTGGTGCTCAGGCGATGTCGATGTTGGCGGTCGGGCTGGACAGGCCTCCGGTTGATGGTATCCCGTTCGCCGTGATCGAGACAAAGGACTCGGGCGCTGGTGTAGCCCACAGCGCGGCCCGGAAAGACGACGGCGCAAACCGGAATGACGGGATCGCGGGCGCTGTGGCACTGGGAGTGGCTGGGGACGGAGTCGCCGGATCGGGGACGAGTGAGGAGGCTGAATTGGCCTCTGCCGGAGATGCCGCGGAAGTTGGCGTTAGTGAGCCGGTCAGCGACGTTCCGGTGAAGGCGGGACCGGTTGCCACGGGTGAGGACGCGCCAGGCAAATATGCTACTCGGAAGACAGGCGACGCGGCCAGCGCTGAAAAGAGCTCGGAAAAGAGCGCGGAAAGCAGCGCCCGGGCCGGAGATGAACGGCCTGAGCAGGTACGCCCCAGGAAGTCGGCCGGTCGCACTGACGACGGGGGTCCGGAGACGGACGGCGCGGAATCGTCCAGGAATTCGGGCCAGCCGTTTGCGACCCACCTGGAGGCGCAGCCGGCGGAAACCGGCGAGGCTGCGGGCGCCCGTGCAACGGGAGTCGACCGCGCCGGACTCCGGACTTCGGAGATCGCGAGGCAAATCGTCCAGCAGGGGCGGCTCCTGAAGTTCCCCGAGCGGACGGAGGTGGAGATCAGGCTGAAGCCCGAGTGGCTTGGCCGAGTGACGCTGAGGATCGCATCCCAGGAGGGGCGTATCTCCGCGAGGTTCACGGTCGGGGAAGCCGGGGCCAAGACCGAAATCGAGTCGCGCCTCGGCGAACTCAGGCAAGGAATGTCCGACCAGGGCCTCGAGGTGAGTGACATCTCAGTCTCCGTTGGGGACGGACGCCAGTGGGCCGGACAACGCCACTGGGCACCGCAGGACGGTCAGATGGGCGGTAACCGTGGGGCGGCAGCCCACACCGGAGCCGCTGAGCCGACGGCGCCCGGTGACGTGGTGGTGGGGTTGCGTGCGCGTTACCGGTCAACGCCGGGGTCGTTGGACCTCATGGCGTGA
- the codY gene encoding GTP-sensing pleiotropic transcriptional regulator CodY, whose translation MQSLLQKTRSILHLFQQRSGGSGDFGDVAGLLRESLSCNVLILNRKGELLGVAPACDSGCEIMKTDILGAGRVPFDYNDRLLLMEETVNNLPQDSARCVFCRDKACDSADRMTTVVPVTGDGERLGTLVLNRQGNGFGEADLVIAEYTAMIMAMKMLRSAAVEAEEEGRKRAAVEVALGTLSYSEMEAVHHIFDELNGTEGFLVASKIADRVGITRSVIVNALRKFESAGVIESRSLGMKGTFIRVLNDKLVEELARSRR comes from the coding sequence ATGCAGTCGTTGTTGCAGAAGACGCGCTCCATTTTGCACCTGTTCCAGCAGCGCTCAGGAGGCTCCGGCGACTTCGGCGATGTGGCCGGGCTCCTCAGGGAATCGCTCTCGTGTAACGTCCTCATTTTGAACCGGAAGGGGGAGCTGCTGGGGGTTGCGCCGGCATGCGATTCCGGTTGCGAAATCATGAAGACGGATATCCTGGGGGCCGGGAGGGTTCCATTTGATTATAACGACCGTCTTCTCCTCATGGAGGAGACTGTAAACAACCTCCCACAGGACAGTGCGAGATGCGTGTTCTGCAGGGACAAGGCGTGCGACAGCGCCGACAGGATGACGACGGTAGTCCCGGTGACAGGCGACGGCGAGCGCCTGGGGACGCTCGTGCTGAACCGCCAGGGCAACGGGTTCGGCGAGGCGGACTTGGTCATCGCCGAGTACACCGCGATGATCATGGCCATGAAAATGCTCCGGTCGGCGGCCGTCGAGGCCGAGGAAGAGGGCAGGAAACGGGCGGCCGTCGAGGTCGCGCTCGGGACGCTCTCGTACTCCGAGATGGAGGCTGTCCACCACATATTCGACGAGCTCAACGGCACGGAGGGGTTCCTGGTTGCGTCGAAGATAGCCGACAGGGTGGGTATTACCAGATCGGTCATCGTCAACGCCCTGAGGAAGTTCGAGAGCGCGGGTGTCATCGAGTCCCGGTCACTGGGCATGAAAGGCACATTCATTCGCGTCCTTAACGACAAACTCGTCGAGGAGCTCGCGCGTTCTCGCCGGTAA
- the flgC gene encoding flagellar basal body rod protein FlgC: MRIFRSMDASASGLTAERLRLDIIAGNLANANTTRTAEGGPYRRKVPVFVQGVGNGFRSFFQVFSKSLDEAQGVQVGAVVSDDRPGKMKYEPGHPDADQNGYVAMPNVDVVTEMVDMISATRGYEANVSAINAAKQMAMRALEIGRS, translated from the coding sequence GTGCGCATCTTCAGATCCATGGATGCGAGCGCTTCCGGTCTGACCGCTGAAAGGTTGAGGCTCGACATCATCGCCGGAAACCTTGCGAACGCCAACACCACGCGTACGGCCGAGGGTGGCCCGTACCGCCGGAAGGTCCCCGTGTTTGTCCAGGGTGTAGGCAACGGGTTCCGGTCATTCTTCCAGGTGTTCTCGAAGTCCCTGGACGAAGCGCAGGGTGTCCAGGTGGGCGCGGTGGTTTCAGACGACCGGCCCGGGAAGATGAAGTACGAGCCCGGGCATCCGGATGCCGACCAGAACGGGTACGTGGCAATGCCGAACGTCGACGTTGTCACCGAAATGGTAGACATGATATCGGCCACCAGGGGATACGAGGCGAACGTATCCGCAATTAACGCCGCCAAGCAGATGGCGATGCGGGCGCTGGAGATCGGCCGCAGCTGA
- the fliE gene encoding flagellar hook-basal body complex protein FliE, which translates to MGIPVSGGAWPQAPVTRSNGLEGATGASAPGTTAQAPSFTSYLKQAIDDVNALQVEADAASRSMLAGDVSDIHRVVIASEKASLAMHLAIEVRNKVIEAYQEIMRMQV; encoded by the coding sequence ATGGGAATACCGGTTTCGGGGGGTGCCTGGCCGCAGGCTCCGGTGACGAGGTCGAACGGCCTGGAGGGGGCCACAGGCGCATCCGCGCCCGGGACAACCGCTCAGGCACCGTCGTTTACTTCATATCTCAAGCAGGCGATCGATGACGTGAACGCGCTGCAGGTGGAGGCGGACGCCGCTTCCAGGTCGATGCTCGCCGGCGACGTGTCCGATATCCACCGCGTCGTGATCGCGAGCGAGAAGGCAAGCCTGGCCATGCACCTGGCGATCGAGGTCAGGAACAAGGTTATCGAGGCGTACCAGGAGATCATGAGGATGCAGGTTTGA
- the hslV gene encoding ATP-dependent protease subunit HslV has product MENGPFVGTTIVAVRRDGKGAMAGDGQVTLSANNTIMKQTARKVRRISGGKVLAGFAGSAADSFSLFERFESKLAESRGNLQRAAVELAKDWRTDRALRRLEALMIVMDSTGLLVISGSGDVIEPDDSVAAIGSGGPYALAAARALVRFTGLDAGKIAAEALKVASEICVFTNDRVVLEEIDAS; this is encoded by the coding sequence GTGGAGAATGGGCCGTTTGTAGGCACCACGATCGTGGCCGTGAGGCGAGACGGCAAGGGCGCCATGGCGGGGGATGGGCAGGTAACGCTTAGCGCGAATAACACGATAATGAAACAAACTGCCCGTAAGGTGAGGCGTATAAGTGGAGGGAAAGTCCTCGCCGGTTTTGCCGGCTCCGCGGCAGATTCCTTCAGCCTGTTCGAGCGTTTTGAATCCAAGCTGGCCGAGAGCAGGGGGAACCTGCAGCGCGCCGCTGTGGAACTCGCCAAGGACTGGAGGACAGATAGGGCGCTTCGCCGGCTCGAAGCGCTGATGATCGTCATGGACTCGACCGGGCTCCTGGTCATCTCGGGTAGTGGTGACGTGATCGAACCGGATGACTCCGTGGCCGCCATCGGGTCCGGCGGGCCATACGCCCTGGCCGCGGCAAGGGCCCTCGTCCGGTTTACCGGCCTGGACGCTGGTAAAATCGCCGCGGAGGCGCTGAAAGTGGCGTCGGAGATTTGCGTATTCACCAACGACCGCGTGGTGCTCGAGGAGATAGACGCGAGTTGA
- the fliF gene encoding flagellar M-ring protein FliF: MTPTKILAQVIETWKKMSLAAKAVVSGAGVLVLVGLIVLVATSSRGPRMEPLFTGLDPRDASDMVARLEKDKVPYRLDAGGTAILVAAHDVHRLRLVLAADGLPRGGTVGFELMDKTRIGATDFDRRVNYVRAVQGELTRTITQIDGVEAARVHIVLPEQSLFVSKARPATAAVLVKVRPMMELDKLQVRGIANLVSRSVEGLRPEDVTIVDYKGKVLSSEYGLDQTSADKQAGSFMEVKMAFQKDLERSVQTLLETALGQGNVVARVNADVSFDQTTVSRSLFTPADNNEGIARSIKQLQEVFQGTGGGAGGVPGVPSNVPGYSGATVQPGNSSYQRTETTKNVEINEVRENTVVAPGTVKRLSVAVIVNRDLTPAEKGAIENTVAAAVGIDPKRQDTITVTGMLFDTTLVDQLKKDMEKPAGVKIPKYAYAGAAALALAIVAGTVFVILRRRRALEPQSIAAEALEAVVAESKEPTPASRAKEHIEKLVRQNPEGVAQLLKTWLAEAR; encoded by the coding sequence ATGACTCCTACGAAAATCTTGGCGCAGGTAATCGAAACCTGGAAGAAGATGTCCCTGGCGGCGAAGGCCGTGGTGTCGGGAGCCGGAGTGCTCGTGCTAGTCGGACTCATAGTGCTGGTAGCCACGAGCTCTCGCGGTCCGAGGATGGAGCCCCTGTTTACCGGGCTCGATCCGAGGGATGCGTCGGACATGGTCGCGCGGCTTGAAAAGGACAAGGTGCCGTACAGGCTGGACGCCGGCGGGACCGCGATACTTGTCGCCGCTCACGACGTGCACAGGCTGAGATTGGTCCTCGCGGCCGACGGTCTTCCAAGGGGCGGAACCGTCGGGTTCGAGCTTATGGACAAGACCAGGATCGGGGCGACCGACTTCGACCGTCGCGTGAACTACGTCAGGGCCGTCCAGGGCGAGCTCACGCGCACAATTACGCAGATCGATGGTGTTGAGGCTGCGAGGGTGCACATAGTCCTGCCCGAGCAGAGCCTTTTCGTGTCCAAGGCAAGGCCGGCCACAGCGGCGGTGCTGGTAAAGGTCCGTCCGATGATGGAGCTGGACAAGCTGCAAGTCCGCGGGATCGCGAACCTTGTCTCGCGCAGTGTGGAGGGGCTCCGGCCCGAGGACGTCACAATCGTTGACTATAAGGGTAAAGTTCTGTCGTCCGAATACGGCCTGGATCAGACCTCGGCGGACAAGCAAGCGGGGTCGTTCATGGAAGTCAAGATGGCCTTTCAGAAAGACCTCGAGCGCAGCGTGCAGACGCTGCTCGAGACGGCCCTGGGCCAGGGGAACGTGGTGGCGCGCGTCAACGCCGACGTGAGTTTCGACCAGACGACGGTGTCGCGGAGCCTTTTCACGCCGGCCGACAACAACGAGGGCATCGCGAGAAGCATCAAGCAACTGCAGGAGGTGTTCCAGGGTACGGGCGGCGGAGCCGGCGGCGTGCCGGGAGTGCCATCCAACGTCCCCGGCTACTCCGGCGCTACGGTGCAGCCCGGGAACTCCTCCTACCAGAGGACGGAGACCACCAAGAACGTGGAGATTAACGAGGTACGCGAGAACACCGTAGTCGCTCCCGGGACAGTGAAGAGGCTTTCGGTGGCGGTGATCGTCAACAGGGACCTCACACCGGCCGAGAAAGGCGCGATCGAGAACACGGTCGCGGCGGCGGTCGGCATCGATCCGAAGCGCCAGGACACCATCACCGTTACCGGGATGCTGTTCGACACGACGCTGGTGGACCAGCTGAAGAAAGACATGGAGAAACCCGCCGGCGTGAAGATCCCGAAGTACGCGTATGCCGGCGCGGCTGCCCTGGCGCTCGCCATAGTTGCGGGGACGGTTTTCGTGATATTGCGCAGGAGGCGGGCGCTCGAACCTCAGTCCATCGCCGCGGAGGCCCTCGAGGCGGTCGTGGCCGAATCGAAGGAGCCGACGCCGGCTTCACGCGCGAAGGAGCACATCGAGAAGCTTGTGAGGCAGAATCCTGAAGGCGTCGCCCAGCTGCTGAAGACGTGGCTGGCGGAGGCGAGGTGA
- the fliG gene encoding flagellar motor switch protein FliG, with the protein MQARAGLSGRQKAAILMISLGPELSSRVFKHLRDEEIEQLTLEIAGVKTVQSEIREKVFEEFHELALAQQYLSEGGIEYAKEVLEKALGQQKALNVLQRLTASLQVRPFDFLRKADPSQLMGFIQNEHPQTISLILAYLHPDQAAAVLSALPPEAQVEVARRVALMDRTSPEVIKEVEKVLERKLSSMMTHEYSMAGGVGTVVDVLNKVDRGTEKTIIEALEIQDPELAEEIKKRMFVFEDVVMLDDRSVQRVLREVDMSKDLPLALKVASNEVKEKIMKNISKRAQENLKESMQYLGPVRLRDVEEAQQKIVNLIRRLEDEGEVMVMRGGRDEIVV; encoded by the coding sequence ATGCAGGCGCGTGCTGGCCTATCGGGAAGGCAGAAGGCGGCGATACTGATGATTTCCCTGGGGCCGGAGCTCTCGTCGAGGGTGTTCAAGCACCTGCGCGACGAGGAGATCGAGCAGCTCACGCTGGAGATCGCCGGTGTAAAGACCGTGCAGTCCGAGATCAGGGAGAAGGTATTCGAGGAGTTCCACGAGCTTGCCCTGGCTCAGCAGTACCTCAGCGAGGGCGGGATCGAGTATGCCAAGGAAGTGCTCGAAAAGGCCCTGGGCCAGCAAAAGGCCCTGAACGTACTGCAGCGGCTTACCGCGTCTTTACAGGTTCGGCCGTTCGACTTCCTGAGGAAGGCCGACCCATCGCAACTCATGGGCTTCATCCAGAACGAGCACCCGCAGACCATATCGCTGATACTGGCTTACCTGCATCCCGATCAGGCTGCGGCGGTGCTTTCCGCCCTGCCGCCGGAGGCGCAGGTTGAGGTGGCCAGGCGCGTGGCGCTCATGGACCGCACGTCTCCGGAAGTGATAAAGGAAGTCGAGAAGGTGCTCGAGCGAAAGCTTTCGTCGATGATGACCCACGAGTACTCAATGGCGGGGGGCGTGGGCACCGTGGTGGACGTGCTGAACAAGGTCGACCGCGGGACCGAGAAGACGATAATCGAGGCGCTCGAGATCCAGGATCCCGAGCTCGCCGAGGAAATCAAGAAGCGCATGTTCGTGTTCGAGGACGTCGTGATGCTCGACGACCGGTCGGTGCAGAGAGTGCTGCGTGAGGTCGACATGAGCAAGGACCTGCCGCTGGCTCTCAAGGTCGCCTCCAATGAGGTCAAGGAGAAGATCATGAAGAACATCTCCAAGCGCGCTCAGGAGAACCTCAAGGAGAGCATGCAGTACCTCGGCCCGGTCAGGCTGCGTGACGTCGAAGAAGCGCAGCAAAAGATCGTCAACCTGATCAGGCGCCTCGAGGACGAGGGCGAAGTCATGGTCATGCGCGGGGGGAGGGACGAGATCGTTGTCTAG
- the hslU gene encoding ATP-dependent protease ATPase subunit HslU produces the protein MGSSELTPRRIVEELDKYVVGQAKAKRSVAIALRNRIRRHNVPLELRDEIVPKNILMIGPTGVGKTEIARRLARLVHAPFVKVEATKFTEVGYVGRDVDAMVRDLVESSVRMTRAERMEEVKDKAAALGEERLLDILVPIPSRESGPRNPFEAIFGGQRAREPDEEFEQRVSEARRARDEVRELLSAGEIEDRLVDVEVDDSATPLIEVFDGSGIQEMGVNLQDVFGGLLPRKKKRRKIPVAEARKVLAQEEAQKLIDMDAVISEAVQRAEEMGIVFIDEMDKIAGREKGLGPDVSREGVQRDILPIVEGSTVMTKYGPVKTDHVLFIAAGAFHVSKPSDLIPELQGRFPIRVELEALGREDFKRILTEPENALTKQYQALLASDGVTLRFTPDGVDEIADMATRVNEQAENIGARRLHTVMEKLLEDLSFDAPGAGPRSVVIDRNYVRARLSDIVANADISRYIL, from the coding sequence ATGGGTTCGAGTGAACTCACCCCTCGGCGGATCGTCGAGGAGCTTGACAAATATGTGGTCGGGCAGGCTAAAGCCAAGCGATCGGTAGCGATAGCGCTCAGGAACCGCATCCGGAGGCACAACGTCCCGCTGGAGCTGAGGGACGAGATAGTACCCAAGAACATCCTCATGATCGGCCCGACCGGAGTGGGCAAGACCGAAATCGCACGCAGGCTGGCACGGCTCGTGCATGCGCCGTTTGTCAAGGTTGAGGCCACCAAGTTTACCGAAGTCGGCTACGTCGGCCGTGACGTGGACGCCATGGTGAGAGACCTCGTCGAAAGTTCCGTGAGGATGACGAGGGCCGAACGCATGGAAGAGGTGAAGGACAAGGCGGCCGCGCTGGGCGAGGAACGCCTCCTGGATATCCTCGTCCCCATACCTTCACGGGAGTCGGGCCCCAGGAACCCGTTTGAGGCGATTTTCGGCGGGCAGAGGGCGCGGGAGCCTGACGAGGAGTTCGAGCAGCGCGTGAGCGAAGCCCGCAGGGCCCGCGATGAGGTGCGCGAGCTGTTGTCGGCCGGGGAGATCGAGGACCGCCTGGTGGATGTCGAGGTAGACGATAGTGCGACGCCGCTGATCGAGGTTTTCGACGGCAGCGGGATACAGGAAATGGGCGTGAATCTCCAGGACGTATTCGGCGGGTTGCTGCCCCGCAAGAAGAAGCGGCGGAAGATCCCCGTGGCCGAGGCGAGGAAGGTACTCGCGCAGGAAGAGGCGCAGAAACTCATCGACATGGACGCCGTCATATCCGAGGCTGTCCAGCGCGCCGAAGAAATGGGGATAGTCTTCATCGACGAAATGGACAAGATAGCGGGTCGCGAGAAGGGCCTGGGCCCCGATGTTTCGAGGGAGGGAGTGCAAAGGGACATACTCCCCATCGTAGAGGGTTCGACCGTGATGACGAAATACGGCCCCGTGAAGACGGACCACGTCCTGTTCATCGCGGCGGGGGCGTTCCACGTGTCGAAGCCCTCGGACCTGATCCCTGAGCTCCAGGGGAGATTCCCGATCCGGGTCGAACTCGAGGCGCTGGGCAGGGAGGATTTCAAGCGGATACTCACTGAACCTGAGAACGCGCTTACGAAGCAGTACCAGGCGTTGCTCGCGAGCGACGGGGTCACTCTGCGGTTTACTCCCGACGGGGTGGACGAGATAGCCGACATGGCGACCAGAGTCAATGAGCAGGCCGAGAACATCGGCGCGAGGCGGCTCCACACCGTCATGGAGAAGCTACTGGAAGACCTGTCGTTCGATGCGCCCGGCGCGGGCCCCAGGTCGGTTGTAATAGACAGGAATTACGTAAGGGCCAGGCTTTCGGACATCGTCGCCAACGCGGACATTTCAAGGTATATACTGTAA